Sequence from the Pan paniscus chromosome 4, NHGRI_mPanPan1-v2.0_pri, whole genome shotgun sequence genome:
cagggtttcaccatgtttgccaggctggtctcaaactcctgacctcaggtgatctgtctgcctcgacctcccagaatgctgggattacaggcgtgagtcatcgtgcccagcctcatcCTTAATAaattgaggttttaatttgcatttctctaacagcCAATGCTATTAAGCATCTTTCCATGTGGGTATTTGTTATCTATTTTGATGAAGTGGttgttcaagtcttttttttttttttttttttgagacggagtctcgctctgtcaccaggctggagtgcaatggctcaatcttggctcactgcaacctccacctcccgagttcaagcgattttcctgcctcagcctcccgcgtagctgggattacaggcacgcgccaccacacccagctaatttctgtatttttagtagagatgaggtttcaccatgttggccaggctggtcttgaactcctgacttcaagtgatctgcctgccttggcctcccaaagtgctgggattacaggtgtgagccaccaagcccggccatcttttttttttttttttttttagtggttcaagtctttttgcctattttaaaaattggactgTTTGTCTTAATGATTGcagtttttcttgttgttgttttgagacacggtctcactgttgcccaggctggagtctactggtggtgtgatcatggctcaccacagccttgacctccccaggctccagtgatcctcccatgtagctgggactgcagggaggcaccaccacaccctgctaacttttgtattttttagtggagatgggcttttgccatgttgcaaaactcctgggcttgaactcctgggctcaagcgttgtgcctgcctcagcctcccaaagtactgggtttacaggcgtgagctaccatgcctgcacaaattgcagtttttgtttgtttgtttgtttctttgagacagagttttgctcttgttgcccaggttggggtgcaatgcgcaatctcggctcactgcaacgtccggctccagggttcaagcaattctcctgcctcagcctcctgagtagctgggactacaggtgcctgccactatgcctggctaattttgtatttttagtagagacagggttttgccatattggtcaggctggtcttgaactcctgacctcaggtaatccgtctgccttggcctcccaaaggtctgggaatacaggcataagccactgcacccggcctgcagtttttttgtttgtttgttttttgagacatgccaccatgcccggctaccgctctgtcacccaggctggagtgcagtggcatgattttggctcactgcgacctccacctcccgggttcaggccattctcctgcctcagcctcccaaatagctgggactacaggcacacgccaacacgcccggctaatttttttgtatttgcagtagagacggggtttcaccgtgttagtcaggatggtctcgatctcctgacctcgtgatccaccctcctcggcctcccaaagtgctgggattataggcgtgagccaccgcgcccggcctgtgctCTGTGTTCTTGTGCTTGGTCTGTTTATCGTTGCACCAATACTGTTGATACCTGGTAGTGTAAATCTTCCAATAATATTCTTTAAGATTGCTTCGGCTTTCTAGgtcctttgtatttccatataaattttaggatttgatTGTCAGTGTTCACAAATAAACCCTCATGCTCACTGTTGAAAGCTTTCTCTTCTTGTCATGAAGACACTCAAGAGCTTAAATCAACCCCCAGAAGGTTGTCTGATGGACATGGAATCAGAGCCCAGGAATGTTTTAACCAAGCCAGTGATTCATATTCATTCTTTCTCCCTCCACAGTGTGTCTATGTTATTAAAGTCAATTTTCggccacgcacggtggctcatgcctgtaatctcagcaatttgggagactgaagcaggcagatcacttgagggcaggagttcgagatgagcctggccaacatggtgaaaccctgtctctactaaaaatacaaaaaattagctgggtgtggtggcgcacacctgtggtcccagctacttgggaggctgaagcagaagagtcacttaaacccaggaggtggacgttgcagtgagccaagatagtgccactgcactccagcttgggcagtggtgcaagactccctctcaaaaataaataaataaaatcagtattcttttttttttttttttaagatggagtgtcgctctgttgccaggctggagtgcagtggcacgatctcggctcactgcaacctccacctcctgggttcaagcgattctcttccctcagcctcccgagtagctgggactacaggttagcgccaccacacccagctaatttttgtatttttagagacagggtttcaccatgttggccaggatggtcttgatctcttgacctcaggatctgcctggcttagcctcccaaagtgctgggattacgagcgtgAGCGACGGTGCCTGGCCtaaggtcaattttttttttttttttttgagacggagtctcactctgtcgcccaggctggagcgcagtggcacaatctcggttcactgcaagctctgcctcctgggttcacgccattcttctgccttagcctgccaactagctgggaatataggtgcccaccaccacgcgcagctaattttttgtatttttactagagacggggtttcaccgtgttagccaggatggtctcgatctcctgacctcgtgatccacccgcctcagcctcccaaagtgctgggataacaggcgtgagccactgcgcccggccgcctAAGGTCAGTTTTCATTAGCAATCATGATATTTggccagacatgatggctcatgcctgtaatcccagcactttgggaggctgaggcaggtggatctcttgacctcaggagatcgaaactaggctggccaacatggtgaaacccctactaaaaatacgaaaattagcgaGAGTGCTCCAggggctgaggcaaaaggataacttgaggccaggagtttgatggtgcagtgagccatgatcgtaccactgcactccagcctggacaacagagtgagacactatctcaaaaaaacaacagaaagaggccgggtgtggtggctcatgcctgtaatctcagcactttgggaggccaaggcgggtggatcacttgaggtcaggagttcaagaccagcccagccaacatggtgaaaccccctccctactaaaaataaaaataaaaaattagctgggcatggtggtgtgcgcctataatcccagctaattgggaagctgagaatcgcttaaacccaggaggcagaggttgcagtgagcagagatcgtgccacagcagtccagtctgggtgacagagctgtctcaaaaacaacagcaagaacaacaataacaaaaaaccaaCGAAAACATACGTCAGACAGATCATAGATGACCACTAGGAATGGTACACAACTTCCCTTATTTCATGGCCTACCAAAAAGAGAAAGCTACAAAACccaaggaagttttttttttttttttttttttttttttgagacagagttttgctcttgttgcccaggtgggagtgtaatggcgcaatcttggctcactgcaacttctgcttcctgggttcaagcgattctcctgtctcagcctcctgagtagctgggattataggcgtccgccacaatgcttggctaattttttggtatttttaatagagacagggtttcaccgtgttggccaggctggtctcaaactcctgacttcagctgatccgcccgcctcggcctcccaaagtgttgggattacaggcgtgagccaccacacccggcctcttttttttttcttctttttttttaagttcttgccTACTCCTGGAAGTctttatttgattatttgaacAGGAAATGTTAGGAGAGATGATGGATAATTCCCACTTAAAATGGATGTTAACTCCTTTCACAAGAAGACCTTGATTTTGAGGACATTTAATGAAGACTTCAGAATTTAAagattcacaatttaaaaaatggctccTGGTTCCTTTGAGGATCCCCATCTCAATGTCACTGAAAAGATGAGGTTTGGAGCCCGTGAGGAAGGGAAGGGTGTGCTACCGGGTCCCAACAGGTCTGAATTGAAGGACATAAGGTTTATTCTGATggcagaaaggaaaggagaagagcaTCTGAAGATTTTTCAGAGTTTTCCACATCACCAGCATTTGTACCACACTGGCTGTGAATCACACTGGGTGTGAATGTCAGTGGGTCTCTTCTGGCAACCAAGAGGAATATTCCCCAAACCAAGGAAGCTAAATCTTGTTTTTCCCCATGGAAATTTCAGTCTGGCTTCTGAGACAGTCTGTTAGTGACATTTGCCCTTCCCTGAAACAACATGGTGTTCTCTGTgctaatatagttttaaaaaagaagttggccaggcgcagtggctcacgcctgtaatcccaacactttgggaggctgaggcgggtggatcacctgaggtcaggagttcaagaccagcctggccaacatggtgaaaccccgtctgtacttaaaatacaaaaattagccaggcgtggtggtacgcacctgtaatcccagctacttgggaggctgaggcaggagaatcacttgaacctgggaggcggaggttgcagtgagccaagatcgcgccactgcactccagcctgggggacaagagtgagacttcatctcaaaaaaaaaaaaaagaaatctgaaaaaaggctgggcccagtggctcacgcctgtaatcccagcactttgggaggctcaggcaggtggatcatgaggtcaggagttggagaccagcctgacttaCATGGTGgaagccgtctctactaaaaatacaaaaattagccgggcgcggtggcatgcgcctgtaatcccagctacttgggaggctgagacatgatagtcacttgaatccaggaggcggagcttgcagtgagccgtgatcatgccactgcattccagcctgggcgacagagtgagactctctcaaaaaaaaaaaaaaaataagtaacataAATGTTAATTTGACTTTTTGGTTTGTATTATAGGTAAAATTATAAACATGGTTTTATATTGATATGAGCTGTAAATTTATAGTGGGtttatgtttatagacattgatatattatttttttacttcatttttttgagactgtgctcactctgttgcccaggctggagtgcagcagcatgatcttggctcatggcaacttctgcctcccaggttcaagcgattctcctgcctcagcctcccgagtagctgggattacagggcctaccaccatgcccagctaatttttgtatttttggtagagatggggtttcgcctcattggccaggctggtctcgaactcctggcctcgagtgatccacccgcctcagcctcccaaagtgctgggattacaggtgtgagccatcgtgcctggcctatatacaTTTAAACAACACTGTGTGGCGggttaatattttgaaatgttagcCAGTGTATTGTTTTTTCAGGCAGACCAAGCTGTGTAAAAAAGtgagtgggccgggcacagtggctcatgcctgtaatcccagcattttatgaggtcagggtgggaggatccctttaagcccaggagtttgagaccagcttgggcaacacagggagatcccatctctgcaaagaaaaaaaagaaaaaaaaaatgagtgaaattGCCTGATCATGAAAGGGAGAATGAAGCAGATGTCATTTGGCTCTGGAAGACAGGAAGAGCCACTACACTGCAATCCCAGCTCGGGATAGCATGAGGTGAGGCAgtactctcttcctctccttgggCTCTTTGACATCCCTATATACTTTCCTTGAGGTAGTTTCACTatatctctcttctttattatttattttattttatttatttatttattttttgagacggagtctcgctctgtcacccaggctggagtgcagtggcacgaactcggctcactgcaagctctgcctcccgggttcacgccattctcctgcctcagcctcccgagcagctgggactacaggcacccgccaccacgcccggctaattttttttgtattttttagtagagacgggatttcaccatgttagccaggacagtctcgatctcctgacctcatgatccacccacctcagcctcccaaagtgctgggataacaggcgtgagccaccgtgcccggcctatttttttttttttttgagacaaagtctcgctctgttgcccaggctggagtgcagtggtgcgatctcggctcactgcaacctccgcctcctgggttcaagtgattctcctgcctcagcctcccaagtagctgggactacaggtacgcaccaccatgcccggctaatttttgtatttttagtagagacagggtttcaccctgttggccaggctggtcttgaactcctgacctcaaatgatctgcccatctcggtctcccaaagtgctgggattacaggcatgagccgctatgCCTGGCCATCTGTGTTCCTTATAACCAAAAAGAGCCCCCGGTTTAAAAGTTCTTAAAGGTctgggagcagtggttcacatctgtaatcccagcactttcagaggccaatggaggaggatcacttggagcaGCCCCTGAGCAACAAAGAGCCCctgtctaattattttattttttagagacagggtcttgctctgttgcccaggctagtggagtgcagtggcatgatcatggctcactgcagcctcaacctcctgggctgaatctatccacctacctcagcctcctgagtagctggcactcaggcatatgccactaattttttattttctgtacagatagggttttgccatgttgcccaggctggtctcaaactcctgggctcaagtgatctgcctgcctcagcctcccaaattgctggcattACTGGCAAGAGCCATCGCATGAGCACATAGTACATAATGATTCCTTACAAACCAGTATGAAAAAGACAAAccctaggctgggcgtggtggctcacgcctgtaatcccaacactttgggaggccgaggcgggtggatcacgaggtcaggagttcaagaccagcctggccaagaaggtgaaaccccatctctactaaaaatacaaaaaattagccgggcatggtggcaggcgcctgtagtccctgctactcaggaggctgaggaaggagaatcatttgaactcggagggtggtggttgcagtgagccgagatcgtgccactgcactccaggctgggcaacaaagtgaaactccgtctcaaaaaaaaaaaaaaaaaagacaaaccctATAGTGGAAAAATGGACAAACGACATGAATAGAGaattcacaaaggaaaaaaaatatatatggttaatgaacatgaaaaatgttggccaggtgctgtggttcacacctgtaatatcagcactttggaaggctgaggcagggagattacttgagcccaggagtttgagaccagcctgggcaagaaagtgagactctatctctacaaaaaataaaaattaggctgggcacggtggctcaggcctgtaatcccagcactttgggaggccaaggcaagtggatcacctgagcttagaagtttgagaccagcctggccaacatggcgaaaccccatctctactaaaaatagagaaattagccaggtgaggtggcacatgcctgtagtcccagctactctggaggctgaggcaggagaatcgcttaaactgggaggtagaggttgcagtgagccgagattgtgcactgtactctagcctgggcaacagtgagaatctgtctcaaaaaaataaaataaaaataaaaactagccacgcatggtggtgcatgcctatagtcttagccacttgggaggctgaggcaagaggatcccttgagcccagaagtttgaggctgcagtgagccatgattgtgccactgtactctagcctggccggtaacttgtcttaaaaaaaaaaaagtttaatttcactgtaataaaataaacttcaatTAACATAGTTACATATCTTTTTCTTTGTCCATCATTTTGACAATGCCAGATTAGCATGAGTATAGAGAAACTTTAGAGAAATGACCATTACCAGCCTAACTATTAAGAAAgtaatgggccgggcgtggtggcttatgcctgtaatcccagctactcaggaggctgaggcaggagaagcgcttgaacccaggaggccgaggttgctgtgagctgagatcgtgccattgcactccagcctgggcaacaagagagaaactccgtctcaaaaaaaaaaaaaaaaaaaaaaaaaaggaatgagagcgAACAATACAGCCAGGATGGCTAAAGGTGACCCCAAGAAACCAAAGGGCAAGATGTCTGCTTATGTCTTCTTTGTGCAGACGTGCAGAGaagaatgtaaaaagaaaaaccctgTCAATTTTGCAGAATTTTCCAAGAAGTGCTCTGAAAGGTGGAAGACAATGTCCGGGAAAGAGAAGTCTAAATTTGATGAAATGGCAAAGACGGATAAAGTGCACCGTGATCGGGAAATGAAGGGACCAGCTAAGGGAGGCAAGAAGAAGAAGGATCCTAGTGCCCCCAAAAGGCCACCATCTGGATTCTTCCTGTTCTCTTCGGAAATTCGCCCCAAGATCAAATCCACAAACCCTGGCATCTCTGTTGGAGATGTGGCAAAAAAGCTGGGTGAGATGTGGAATAACTTAAATGACAGTGAAAAGCAGCCTTACATCACTAAGGCGGCAAAGCTGAAGGAGAAGTACGAGAAGGATGTTGCTGATTCTAAGTCGAAAGGGAAGTTTGATGGCTCAAAGCGTCCTGCTAAAGTTGCCTGGAAAAAGGTGGAAGAGAAGATGAAGACgaggagatgaggaggaggatgaataaacaaagtgtttatctgtcaaaaaaaaagtaaatggataAAAATGTGAGTGCTCCCTCTCTCTGTGTGCCCACTTTCTCCTTCAAGCAAAAGGTAGGCATGAGCAAGGATGAGGGTGGCTTTGAGGGAAGGATGGAGAGACAAGCTATGAGAAGAAGCTGGATACGAAGGATAAATGGATCAACAATTTTGTTTACTCTTTTAAACATACTGCCTATTTTGAAAAAA
This genomic interval carries:
- the LOC106634832 gene encoding high mobility group protein B3-like, encoding MRANNTARMAKGDPKKPKGKMSAYVFFVQTCREECKKKNPVNFAEFSKKCSERWKTMSGKEKSKFDEMAKTDKVHRDREMKGPAKGGKKKKDPSAPKRPPSGFFLFSSEIRPKIKSTNPGISVGDVAKKLGEMWNNLNDSEKQPYITKAAKLKEKYEKDVADSKSKGKFDGSKRPAKVAWKKVEEKMKTRR